The Variovorax sp. PMC12 genome segment ATGCGCAGCCGCACTGGACCACCGGCGCCGACCGCGAGATCGCGCTGCCGCCCGAGCCGCTGCGCTGGCATCCGCAGCCGCTGGACGGCGCGGACGGCGTCGACTTCATCGACGGCATGCACACCATCGCGGCCAACGGCGACGCCGAGTCGCAGGTCGGCATCGGCTCGCTGATGTACCTGGCCGGCCGCTCGATGGAGCGCCGCGCCTTCGTCAACGCCGACGGCGAAATGCTGCTCGTGCCCCAGCAGGGCCGCCTGGTCGTCACCACGGAGCTGGGCGTGCTCGACGTGAAGCCCGGCGAGATCGCGGTGCTGCCGCGCGGCATGGCCTTCAAGGTGGCGCTGCCGGACGGGCTCTCGCGCGGCTACGTGTGCGAGAACTACGGTGCGCACTTCCGCTTGCCCGAACTCGGCCCCATCGGCTCGAACGGCCTGGCCAATGCGCGCGACTTCCAGGCGCCCGTGGCGGCCTTCGAAACGGAGGAAGGCGGCTACGAGATCGTCAAGAAATTCGGCGGCCGCTTCTGGCAGGCGCCGATGAAGCAGTCGCCCTTCAACGTGGTCGCCTGGCACGGCAACCTGTCGCCAGTGAAGTACGACACGGCGCACTTCATGGTGATCGGCTCGATCAGCTTCGACCATCCCGATCCGTCGATCTTCACCGTGCTGACATCGCCCAGCGACACGCCCGGCACCGCCAACTGCGACTTCGTGATCTTCCCGCCGCGCTGGATGGTGATGGAGAACACCTTCCGCCCGCCGTGGTTCCACCGCAACCTCATGAGCGAGTTCATGGGCCTGGTGCTGGGCGAGTACGACGCCAAGCCGGGCGGCTTCAAGCCCGGCGGCGCGAGCCTGCACAACTGCATGGTGCCGCACGGGCCGGACGAGGAAGCCTTCGACAAGGCCACGAATGCCGACCTCAAGCCGCACAAGCTCGACAACACGCTGGCCTTCATGTTCGAGAGCCGCTACCGCTTCATTCCCACCAACTTCGCGCTGAAAAGCAGCGCACTCGACACCGACTACGCCGACTGCTGGGCCGGTCTGAAAGATCAATTCAAAGCATGAAGACTGTTTTCACCCTCACCCGCCGCGCGGCGGCCGTCGCACTGCTGGCCGTGCCCTTCCTTGCGCACGCGGCCGACTATCCGTCGAAGCCGATCAGGTTCGTCGTGCCCTACACGCCCGGCGGCACCACCGACCTGGTGGCGCGCACCGTGGGACAGAAGGTGTCGGAGAAGCTTGGCCAGCCGGTGCTGATCGACAACCGCGGCGGCGCGGGCGGCAACATCGGCATGGACGCCGTGGCCAAGGCCGCGCCCGACGGCTACACCATCGGCTTCGGCGCCATCTCGACCAATGCGCTGAACCCGCACATCTACAAGTCGATGGCCTTCGATCCGCGCAAGGACTTCACCGCCATCAGCCTGCTGGGCACCTCGACCATCGTGCTGGAAGTGCCGGCGGCCTCGCCCATCAAGACCGTGCCCGACCTGATCGCCGCCGCCAGGAAGAACCCGGGCATGCCCTACGCCACCGCGGGCGCCGGCACCTCGATGAACCTGGCGGGCGTGATGTTCGCGCAGATGACCGGCACCGAACTCGTGCACGTGGCCTACAAGGGCAGCGGTCCCGCCATCACCGACATGCTGGGCAACAACATCGGCGTGATGTTCGACAACCTGCCGGCCTCGCTGCCGCACATCCAGGCCGGCAAGCTGCGCGCGCTGGCGGTGGCGGGCCCGGCGCGCTCGCCCTCGCTGCCCGACGTGCCGACCATGGCCGAGGCGGGCCTGAAGGGCTATGCGCTGGAGCCGTGGTTCGGCGTGTACGGCCCGGCCAACCTGCCGGCGCCGGTCGTCAAGGCGCTGAACGAAGCTTTTGTCGAAGCGCTCGCCATGCCTGACGTGAAGGCCAAGCTGGCACAGGCCGGCTTCTCGCCGCGCGGCTCGACGCCGCAGGAGCTCGCGAAGCTGAGCGACACCGAATACAAGCGCCTGGGCGAAGTCGCCAAGAAGGCCGGCATGTCGGCAGATTAAGGCTCGCCCCCAGGCTTGCCCACTTCGTGTGGCTGCCAACCCCCTACCGGGGGCAACACCTGCGGCCCGGCAAAGCCGGTTCCGCGGTGTTTCCCGAACGAACCCCAGGCTGCATAGAACATTTGCTTGAAAGACACACATGACCGCACTGAACGCCACCCATGACCCGAAGCTGCGCAGCTGGGTCGCCTCGGCCAACGAGGCCGGCAACGACTTCCCCATCCAGAACCTGCCCTTCGGCCGCTTCCGCGCCGCGGGCAGCAGCGAGGCCTTCCGCATCGGCGTCGCCATCGGCGACCAGGTGCTGGACCTGCGCGCCACCGGCCTCGTCGATACCGACGACATGAACGTGCTGATGAACGCCAGCGTGAAGGACCGCCAGGCCCTGCGCGCCGCCATCTCGGCCGGCCTGGCCGAAGGCAGCGACAAGCAGGCCGCATGGTCGAAGGCGCTGCTGGCGCAGGCCAAGGCCGAGATGACGGTGCCATGCCGCATCGGCGACTACACCGACTTCTACACCGGCATCCACCACGCGACCACCATCGGCAAGCTGTTCCGCCCCGACCAGCCGCTGATGCCCAACTACAAGTGGGTGCCCATCGGCTATCACGGCCGCGCCTCGTCGATCGGCATCAGCGGCCAGAGCTTCAAGCGCCCGCAGGGCCAGACCAAGGCGCCGGACGCGGAGACGCCCAGCTTCGGCCCTTGCAAGCGGCTGGACTACGAACTGGAGCTGGGCTTCCTGGTCGGCCAGGGCAATGCGCAGGGCGAGCCGATCGCCATCGGCGAGGCGGAAGACCACCTGTTCGGCGTGACGCTGCTCAACGACTGGTCGGCGCGCGACATCCAGGCCTGGGAATACCAGCCGCTCGGCCCCTTCCTGTCGAAGAACTTCGCGAGCACGCTGTCGCCGTGGATCGTGACGGCCGAGGCGCTGGCGCCGTTCCGCGCCAAGTTCGAGCGGCCCGCCGGCGACCCGCAGCCGCTGCCCTACCTCGACTCGCCCGCCAACCGCGAAAGCGGCGCGCTCGACATCACGCTCGAAGTGCTGCTGCAGACCGCGAAGATGCGCGCGGCCGGCGAGGCGCCCGTGCGCCTCACGCGCAGCAACACCACCCAAGCCGCCTACTGGACCGCCGCGCAGCTCATCGCGCACCACACGGTGAACGGCTGCAACCTGCAGCCGGGCGACCTGCTGGGTTCGGGCACGCTGTCGGGCCCCGGCCCCGGCGAGGCGGGCTCGCTGATCGAGCTGACGCTGGGCGGCAAGCAGCCGATCACGCTGGCGAACGGCGAGAAGCGCACCTTCCTGGAAGACGGCGACACGCTGGTGATCCGCGGCTACTGCGAACGCGCCGGCGCCGTACGCATCGGCCTGGGCGAAGTCAGCGGCACGGTGGTCTGATTGCTCAGGGCGCGGTGGCGGGCGTCGTCGTTGCCGCGGCCGGCCATGCCACTTCGCTCGCCACGCGCGGCTTGCCGATCGGCGCGGTCGCCTTGCCGATCTTGATGGCCGCCAGGTCGGCCTCGCTGGGGTACTGGTTGGCGAGCCAGTAGTCGAACACCCGCCGCGCGATGGGCGCCGCGGCGCCCGCGCCCCAGCCCGCGTTCTCGACGATCACGGCAATGGCGATCTTCGGGTCGTTCACCGGCGCGAAGCCCATGAACAGCGCGTGGTCCCGCTGGTGCTCTTCGAGCGCGCGGGCGTTGTACTTGGTGTTCTGGGCCTGCGTCACGGCCTGCGCAGTGCCCGTCTTGCCCGCCGCCTGGTAGGCCGCGCCCGCGAACACGCCGCGCGCCGTGCCGCTGGTGACCACGCTGGTCAGGCCCTCGCGGATCACCGAGATGGCCGACGCCGTGTAGCCGAGGTTTTCCGCCGGCGGCTGCGGCATCGGCACCACCTGCCCGCTCACGGTGTTGCGCGTGGCCAGCACGAGGTGCGGCTTGTGCTTGAGACCGCCGTCCGCCACGATGGCCGTGGCCTGCGCCAGCTGCAGCATCGTGAAGTTGTTGTAGCCCTGCCCGATACCCAGCGAGATGGTCTCGCCCGCATACCACTTCTTGGCCTCGGGGCGCTTGTAGGCGTTGCGCTTCCACTCGGTGCTCGGCAGCACGCCGCGCACTTCGCCGCCCAGGTCGATGCCGGTGATCTGGCCGAAGCCCAGCGGCTTCATGGAGTCGTGGATCAGGTCCACGCCCATCTCGTTGGCCAGCGAGTAGAAATAGATGTTGCTCGACAGCTGGATAGCGCGGCGCATGTCGACGCCGCCCAGGTTGCCTTCGGGGCTGCCGAAGCGGTGGCCGCCGAAGTTGAAGTAGCCGGGGTCGTTCACCACCACGCTGGGACCGCGCTTGCCGGTCTGCAGCGCCGCCAGCGCCATGAAGGGCTTGTAGGTGGAGCCGGGCGGGTAGGTGCCGCGCAGCGCGCGGTTCAGCAGCGGCTTGTCGATGGATTCGGTGAGCGCCGCCCAGCTCTCGTTGTCGATGCCTTCGACGAACAGGTTGGGGTCGAAGGTGGGCTTGCTCACGAAGGCCAGCACCTCGCCGGTCTTGGGGTCGATGGCCACCACCGCGCCGCGGCGGTCGCCGTACATGTCCTCGATGAGCTTCTGCAGCTTGATGTCGAGCGACAGCATCACGGTGTTGCCCGGCGTGGCCGGATGGCTGGCCAGGCGGCGCACGGCGCGCCCGCCGGCGGAGGTTTCCATCTGCTCGACGCCGGTCTGGCCGTGCAGCGTCTTTTCGTAGCTCTGCTCGATGCCGAGCTTGCCGATGTAGTCGGTGCCCTTGTAGTTGGCCTGCTCTTCCTCGTCCCAGTCTTCCATCGCGGTCTTCTCGCGCTGGTTGATGCGGCCGATGTAGCCGAGCACGTGCGAGGCCAGCTCGCCCTGCGGGTAGTTGCGGAACAGCCGCGCCTTGATTTCCACGCCCGGGAAGCGGTAGCGCTGGGCCGCGAAGCGCGCCACCTCTTCATCGCTCAGGCGGGTGCGGATGGGGATGGAATCGAAGCTGCGCGAGTCTTCGCGCAGGCGCTTGAAGCGGCGGCGGTCGCGTGGCGACACTTCGAGCACCTGGGTCAGGCTGTCGATGGTTTCCTCGACGTCGTTGACCTTGGAAGGCGTGATCTCCAGCGTGTAGGCCGAATAGTTGGAGGCCAGCACGATGCCGTTGCGGTCGAGGATCAGGCCCCGGTTCGGCACCACCGGCACCACCGCCGTGCGGTTGCTCTCGGCCTGCTCGGCCAGGTCTTCGTGGCGCGTGACCTGCAGGTACACCAGCCGCGCGCACAGCAGCCCGAAGGCGAACAGCACCGCCAGCCCGATGACGATCACCCGGCGCTTGAAGCGCGCGAGGTCGGCGGCGACGTTGCGGATTTCGGTCATGGCGGTGGGAGCTTAGGCGCGCGCAGGTGCGATGGCAAATGGGAGCCGAATGCCGCACGAAAGCAGGACGGATTGACTGGGGAACACCGCGGAACGGGCTTTGCCCGGCCGCCGGTGTTGCCCCCGGCGAGGGGGTTGGCGAAGCGACACGAAGTGCGCGGAGCCTGGGGGCGAACTCATAGCGGGCGGTTCTCGTCGGGTTCCGGGGTGCGGCGCTGCGGGGCAAGTAACAGTGCGGTGGCCAGGGGCCAGAGCGCGGCCTCGATGGCCGGTGAGATCAGCACCGTCCAGCCCGGGAACACGCCGCCGCCGATCATCCGCGTGACGACCTCGATCAGCTGCGACAGCGCAAAGAGCGGCAGCACCTGCAGCGCCTGCGACAGCACCGGATACCAGAGCAGGCGCCGGTGGATGGTGATCGCGAAGAAGCCCAGCGTGGTGTAGGACAGCGCATGCTGGCCGAGCATGGACGACTGGTGCACGTCCATGCACAGGCCGAAGACGAAGGCCGCGCCGATGCCCACGCGGGCGGGCTGGTGCACGCCCCAGAACACGATCACCAGCGCCAGCAGGTCGGGCATCCAGACGGCGCGGCCGATCGGCACCATGTTGACGAGCAGCGCCACCACGAGGCTGGTCCACATGAAGAAGGGGCTGACGGGCAGCAGGAGCTGCTGCTGGCCGGGACGCTTGATCATCGACGTTCTCCCGGCTTCTTTTCGTTCTTGCCCGCGCCGGGCTTGCCTTCCGGCCGCTTGCGCTGGGCGGTGGCGGGCGGCGCGGGCGGCGGCGCGGTGGGCGCGCCGGTGGGCTCGAGCACCAGCACGTAGCGCGCGGCCGTCACATGGGCCAGCGGCACACAGTAGATGCGGGCGAAGGCCGAATCGGCGCGGCGCTCGATGCGTTCGATCTTCGCGACCGGCAGGCCGGTGGGGTAGATGCCGTCGACGCCGCTGGTGGAGAGCAGGTCGCCCTCCTGCAGGTCGGCATTGGCGGCCATGAAACGCAGCTCCAGGCCGCCGCCGTGGGCCGACGCATCGCCGAAAGCCACGCTGCGCACGCCGGTGCGGGTGTTCTGCACGGGAATGGCCAGGTCGCGGTCGATCACCAGCGTGACCTCGCTCGTGAAGGGCAGCACCTGCGTGACCTGGCCCAGCACGCCGCGCGCGTCGATCACCGGCGAGCCGGCCACCACGCCCTGGGTCATGCCCTGGTCGATCACGATCTTGCGGGTGTAGGGGTCGGCCGCGTCGTACAGCACCTCGGCCGCGCGGCCCGGCGTGGTCGTGGCCTGGCGCAGCTCGAGGAGTTCGCGCAGGCGGGCGTTGTCCTGGGCCAGCGTGTCGGCCTGCGCGGCGCGCTCGGCCTGCATCATGAGCGCCTTGCGGGCGTCGGCCTCGTTGCGCTGGGCGGTCTGCAGGTCTTCGAGGTAGCGGCCGCCGCCCAGCAGGGCCTGCACCGGCTTGAGCGCCACCCATTGCACCGGGTACAGCACCGCGCCGATGCCCGCGCGGATGGGCTGCACGATGTGGAAGCGTGCGTCGGCCACCATGAGGAACAGGGCCAGCGCGCCGAAGAAGATCAGCTTGCTGAGTGCCGACTGCCCCTGGTTGAACAGGGGTGGCGCTGTGCGATCAAGCGTGCCCAGGGGCATGAATTCGGCCTAGTTTTCACCGCGCCATGCGCGAGTTACGGCACAAGAAATTAACACATCACGATGCCAGAAATACCGCGGAACCGGCTTCGCCGGGCCGCCGGTATTGCCCCCTGCAAGGGGGTTGGCGCAGCGACACGAAGTGCGCGAAGCCTGGGGGTGTGCCTCGATTATTCGCTCGTGAAGATGCTGCCCAGGCGGTCCATGCGCTCCAGCGCGATGCCGCAGCCGCGCACCACGCAGGTCAGCGGGTCTTCGGCCACCAGCACCGGCAGGCCGGTTTCCTCGGCCAGCAGGCGGTCGAGGTCGCGCAGCAGCGCGCCGCCGCCGGTGAGCATCATGCCGCGCTCGGCGATGTCGGCGCCCAGTTCGGGCGGCGTCTGTTCGAGCGCGTTCTTCACGGCCGAGACGATGTTGTTGAGCGGATCGGTCAGGGCTTCCAGCACTTCGTTGCTGCTGATGGTGAAGCTGCGCGGCACGCCTTCGGAGAGGTTGCGGCCCTTGACTTCCATTTCCTTGACTTCGGAGCCCGGGAAGGCCGAGCCGATGTTCTTCTTGATGACTTCGGCCGTCGGCTCGCCGATCAGCATGCCGTAGTTGCGGCGGATGTAGTTGATGATGGCTTCGTCGAAGCGGTCGCCGCCCACGCGCACGGAGCCCTTGTAGACCATGCCGCCCAGCGAGATGACGCCCACTTCGGTGGTGCCGCCGCCGATGTCCACCACCATCGAGCCCGAGGCTTCGCTGACGGGGAGGCCGGCGCCGATGGCCGCGGCCATGGGTTCCTCGATGAGGTAGACGGAGGTGGCGCCTGCCGCCTCTGCCGCGTCCTTGATGGCGCGGCGCTCGACCTGGGTGGAGCCGCAGGGCACGCAGATGATGATGCGCGGGCTCGGCGTGAGCAGCGTGCGCGGGTGCACCATCTTGATGAACTGCTTGATCATCTGCTCGGTGATCACGAAGTCGGCAATGACGCCGTCCTTCATCGGGCGGATCGCCTCGATGTTGCCGGGCACCTTGCCCAGCATGGCCTTGGCTTCGCGGCCGACGGCCTGGATCACCTTCTTGCCGTGGGGGCCGCCTTCATGGCGGATCGCCACGACGGACGGTTCGTCCAGCACGATGCCCTTGTTGCGGGCGAATATCAGGGTGTTGGCGGTGCCGAGGTCGATCGCAAGGTCGGTGGAAAAGTACCGACGGAAAGCTCCAAACATGTGCGGAATCCTCTGAGCACGGCCTGCGCATCGGCAGGTCGTCGCTCTATTTTTTGGGTCGTTTGACGGGGTGAATTGATCGTTTTTGGCGCAAAAGCCGGCGCGTTCGCGGGGGTTGCGGCAAAGGCGGGATAATAACCGAATCCCCTCTGATTCCCGTATTAGCACCGGCTTCGCGGTGCGATTCCCCCTGCTTTTTTTAGCGTTCCGACCCTATGGCACTTTCCGCTTCCGATATTGCGCGCATCGCCTCTCTGGCGAGGCTGCAGCTTGCTCCCGACGAAAGCGAGCGCATGCTCAGCCAGCTCAACGGCTTTTTCGACGTCGTCGAACGCATGCGTTCGGTGGACACCTCCGGCGTCGAGCCGCTGGCCCACCCCGTGGCGGCCATCGAAGACATCACGCTGCGTCTTCGTGACGACGTGGCGAGCGAGCCCAACAATCGCGAAGCCAACCAGAAGAGCGCCCCGGCCGTCGAGGCCGGCCTGTTCCTCGTGCCCAAGGTGATCGAATGACGAGCAGCAACACCGAACTGCACCAGATGGGCGTGGTCGCGCTGGCCCAGGCGCTGGCCGACCGCAAGGTTTCGGCCGTCGAGGCCTCCCAGGCATTCCTCGGCCGCATGAAGGCCCATGAATCGCTCGGCACCTTCGTCGACGTCAACGAAGATGTCACGCTGGCCCAGGCCCGCGCCGCCGACGCGCTCATCGCCGCCGGCAATGCCCCGGCGCTGGCCGGCGTGCCCATTGCGCACAAGGACATCTTCGTCACCACCGATTTCGCCACCACCGCCGGCTCGAAGATGCTCGCGGGCTACCGCTCGCCCTTCGACGCGACCGTGGTCAAGCGCCTGGCCGAGGCTGGCGCGGTCACGCTCGGCAAGCTGAGCTGCGACGAATTCGCGATGGGCTCGGCCAACGAGAACATCGCCGTGCCCGCCGTGGGCCACGACAAGGCCGTGCCCGTGCAGAACCCCTGGAACCGCGAGCGCATTCCGGGCGGCTCCTCGGGCGCCAGCGCGGCTGCCGTGGCGGCGCGCCTGGCCCCCGCGGCCACCGGCACCGACACCGGCGGCTCGATCCGCCAGCCGGCGTCGTTCTGCGGCGTGACCGGCATCAAGCCCACCTACGGCCGCGCCTCGCGCTACGGCATGGTGGCTTTTGCGTCGAGCCTGGACCAGGCCGGCCCGATGGCCCGCTCGGCCGAAGACTGCGCGCTGCTGCTGTCGGCCTTCTGCGGCCCCGACCTCGACCGCGATTCCACCTCGCTCGACAAGCCCGCCGAGAACTTCGCCCGCTCGCTGAACGACTCGCTCGAAGGCCTGCGCATCGGCGTGCCAAAGGAGTTCTTCGGCGAAGGCGTGGCGCCCGGCGTGCGCGCGGCCATCGACGCGGCGCTCGCGCAGTACGAGAAGCTCGGCGCCAGGCGCGTCGAGGTGACGCTGCCGCGCACCGAGCTGTCGATCCCCGTGTACTACATCATTGCCGCGGCCGAGGCCTCGAGCAACCTGAGCCGCTTCGACGGCGTGAAGTTCGGCCATCGCGCCAAGGACTTCATCGACCCCGCAAGCAAGAAGAGCGCGCTCACGCAGATGTACGAACGCACGCGCGCCGAAGGCTTCGGCGACGAAGTCAAGCGCCGCATCATGATCGGCACCTATGTGCTGTCGCACGGCTACTACGACGCCTACTACCTGCAGGCGCAGAAGGTGCGCCGCATGATCGCCGACGACTTCCAGCAGGCCTTCGGTCAGTGCGACGTGATCGCCGGCCCCGCCGCGCCCACCACCGCATGGAAGCTCGGCGAACACGGCGGAGACCCCGTGGCCGACTACCTCGCCGACATCTTCACGCTGCCCGCATCGCTGGCCGGACTGCCCGGCATGAGCGTGCCCGCGGGCTTCGACGGCGGCATGCCGGTGGGCCTGCAGCTGATCGGCAACTACTTCGGCGAAGCGAAGCTGCTGAATGCAGCGCACCGCTTCCAGCAGGCCACCGACTGGCATTCGCGCACGCCGGAGGGCTTCTGAAATGAGCGAGACAGTGAACACCTTCGAAGCACAACAACAGGGCCGCCCGACCGGCCCGCTGGTGCGCGGCTATGAAGTCATCATCGGCTTCGAGACGCACGCGCAGCTTTCCACCGCGAGCAAGATCTTCAGCCGCGCCTCCACCGCCTTCGGCGCAGAGCCCAACACGCAGGCTTGCGCGGTCGACCTCGCGCTGCCCGGCACGCTGCCCGTGATGAACAAGGGCGCGGTCGAACGCGCCATCAAGCTCGGCCTGGCGCTGGGCTCGCACATCGCGCCGCGCAGCGTGTTCGCGCGCAAGAACTACTTCTACCCCGACCTGCCCAAGGGCTACCAGATCAGCCAGTTCGAGATTCCCGTGGTGCAGGGCGGCGCGGTATCTTTCTTCGTGGGCGAGGAACAGAAGACCGTGCGCCTGGTGCGCGCCCACCTTGAGGAAGACGCGGGCAAGTCGCTGCATGAAGACTTCGTCGGCCAGAGCGGCATCGACCTGAACCGCGCCGGCACCCCGCTGCTGGAGATCGTGACCGAGCCCGACATGCGCTCCACCGCCGAGGCCGTGGCCTATGCGAAGGAGCTGCACAAGATCGTCACCTGGATCGGCATCTGCGACGGCAACATGCAGGAAGGCAGCTTCCGCTGCGACGCCAACGTGTCGGTGCGCCGGCCCGGCGACAAGCTCGGCACGCGCCGCGAGATCAAGAACCTGAACAGCTTCAAGTTCATGCAGCAGGCGATCGACTACGAGATCCGCTGGCAGATCGAGGAAATCGAGGACGGCCGCTCGATCGAGCAGGCCACCGTGCTGTTCGACCCCGACACCGGCGAGACGCGCGCGATGCGCGCCAAGGAAGACTCGGCCGACTACCGCTACTTTCCCGACCCCGACCTGCCGCCGCTGGTGATTGCCGCCGACTGGATCGAGCGCGTGAAGGCCACCATGCCCGAGCTGCCGCGCGCGATGGCCGAGCGCTATGTGCGCGACCACGGCCTGTCGGAATACGACGCCGCCCAGCTCACGCAGAGCGCCGCGCTCGCCGGCTACTTCGACGAAGCCGTGAACGCGGGCGCCACGCCCAAGCTCGCGAGCAACTGGATCACCGGCGAAATGGCGCGCCGCCTGAACGCCGCCGAAATCGGCATCGAGGCCGCGCCGGTGAAGGCGCAGCAACTGGCCCAGCTGGTCAAGCGCATCGCCGACGGTACGCTGCCCAACAACGCCGCGCGCCAGGTGTTCGACGCGCTGTGGACCGGCGAGGGCAGCGATGTCGACGCCATCATCGAGGCGAAAGACCTGAAGCCGATGAACGACACCGGCGCGCTCGACAAGATCCTCGACGAGGTGATCGCGAAGAACGCCAAGAACGTCGAGGAATACCGCGGCGGCAAGGAGAAGGCGCTCAACGCCCTCGTGGGCCAGGTCATGAAGGCCAGCGGCGGCAAGGCGAACCCTGCGCAGGTCACCGAACTGCTGAAGGCCAAGCTGGCCTGATCGAATGAAGCCGGGGCCTTGCGCAAGGCCCCGGTTGCTTCAGCGGTTGTTGCCGCCGTTCTGGGGCGACCAGAGCAGCTTGAGGCGCGCGCGCTCTTCGTCGAAGCGCGCATTCACCCGCTTCTTCTCTTCTTCCTGCTCGCCGATGAAGCGGTTCTGCACCGCCACGCTCTGCGTGTTGTCATCGAGCCTGCGCCGCACCGAGCCGGGCGCCTTGCCCGGGTCATGCTTGTAGAACTCCATCTCCTCGTCGATCTTGCGGCGGTCTTCGGCCAGCTCGGCGATGCGCTTGCGCGCCGCCTGCGTTACCGCATCGATCTGCGCCAGCGCCTCGGCGCGTTCGCGGTCGTGCGTGGCGGCATTCGGATAGCGCACCAGCAAGGCCCGCTCGCGCCGGCGCTCGTCAGTGAGGCGGGCGGCCTGGATGGCGGCTTCGCGGGCGCGGTCTTCGCGCTCCTGCAGCTCGCGCGCCGTGTACGTCGGCTCGACCTTGCGGCGGACGGAGCCGCTCGGGTTGAGCTCGCGCTGCTCGCGGTCGCTGCATTCGGCAATGGGCCGGTCGGCGGTCAGCGTGCGGCCGCGGGCGTCGGTGCAGGTGAAGATGCCGGGAGAGGCGCCTTCCGGTTTCTGCGATTGCGCATGCAACGCCCCGCAGAAGCCCGAGGCCGCCATGATCGATGCCGCCGCCAGCAGGCGAATCGGCTTGCCGTTGTCGCGTGCGTCGTGCATCGGCTGTACGCCTCAGCTCGCGCCGTAGCGCGTGCGGTAGGCCAGCACGCGTTCGCGATGCGTGCCCAGGTCGGCCGCCGCGTTGCCCGACAGATAGCTCAGCAGGTCGTCCAGCGTGGCGATGGCGATCACCGCCAGGCCGAGCTGGTTGCGCACGTACTGCACGGCGCTGTGGTCCACGTCGACGCCGTTCTCCGTGGCTTTCTCCTGGCGGTCGAGCGCGATGGCCACGGCATGCGGCGTGGCGCCGGCGGCCTGGATGGCGGCGATGGATTCGCGCACTGCCGTGCCGGCCGACATCACGTCGTCGACGATCAGCACGCGGCCCTTGAGCAGCGCGCCGACCAGGTTGCCGCCTTCGCCGTGCGCCTTGGCTTCCTTGCGGTTGTAGGCAAAGGGGTAGTTGCGGCCCCGGCGGGCCAGCTCGGCGGCCACCGTGGCGCCCAGCGGAATGCCCTTGTAGGCGGGGCCGAAGATCATGTCGAATTCGAGCCCGCTCTCGATCAGTCGGTCTGCATAGAATCCCGCGAGACGGGCGATCTTGCCGCCGTCGTCGAAGAGTCCCGAATTGAAGAAGTAAGGACTCATTCGGCCGGCTTTGGTCTTGAATTCGCCAAAACGCAGCACGCCGGCATCCAACGCGAACTGGACGAAGTCCTGTGCGACCGCGCTGCTTTTCTGACTATCTACAGCCATCGGAATTTCCTTGTGTTCAAACTGACCAGTCTCAATCTCAATGGCCTGCGTTCGGCCGCTACCAAAGGCGTGGCCGACTGGGTGGCCGAACTTGCGCCGGATTGTATTTGCATGCAGGAGATCCGCGTCCAGGCCAGCGACGTGGAAGGCCGCTTCGAGGAGATGGCGGGCCTGAAGGGCCACTTCCACTTCGCCGAGAAAAAGGGGTACGCCGGCACTGCCATCTACACCAAGCACGCTCCGAGCCAGGTCGTGGTGGGCTGGGGCGACGCCGAGTTCGACGCCGAGGGCCGCTACCTGGAACTGCGCTTCGACACGCCTGGCCGCAAGTTCTCGGTCATCAGCTGCTACTTCCCGAGCGGCAGCTCGGGCGAGGAACGGCAGGAGGCCAAGTTCCGCTTCCTCAAGGGCTTCTTCCCGCACCTGGTGGCGCTCAAGAAGGAGCGCGAGTTCGTCCTGTGCGGCGACATCAACATCGCCCACCAGCAGATCGACCTGAAGAACTGGCGCGGCAACCAGAAGAACAGCGGCTTCCTGC includes the following:
- the mrdA gene encoding penicillin-binding protein 2 translates to MTEIRNVAADLARFKRRVIVIGLAVLFAFGLLCARLVYLQVTRHEDLAEQAESNRTAVVPVVPNRGLILDRNGIVLASNYSAYTLEITPSKVNDVEETIDSLTQVLEVSPRDRRRFKRLREDSRSFDSIPIRTRLSDEEVARFAAQRYRFPGVEIKARLFRNYPQGELASHVLGYIGRINQREKTAMEDWDEEEQANYKGTDYIGKLGIEQSYEKTLHGQTGVEQMETSAGGRAVRRLASHPATPGNTVMLSLDIKLQKLIEDMYGDRRGAVVAIDPKTGEVLAFVSKPTFDPNLFVEGIDNESWAALTESIDKPLLNRALRGTYPPGSTYKPFMALAALQTGKRGPSVVVNDPGYFNFGGHRFGSPEGNLGGVDMRRAIQLSSNIYFYSLANEMGVDLIHDSMKPLGFGQITGIDLGGEVRGVLPSTEWKRNAYKRPEAKKWYAGETISLGIGQGYNNFTMLQLAQATAIVADGGLKHKPHLVLATRNTVSGQVVPMPQPPAENLGYTASAISVIREGLTSVVTSGTARGVFAGAAYQAAGKTGTAQAVTQAQNTKYNARALEEHQRDHALFMGFAPVNDPKIAIAVIVENAGWGAGAAAPIARRVFDYWLANQYPSEADLAAIKIGKATAPIGKPRVASEVAWPAAATTTPATAP
- the fahA gene encoding fumarylacetoacetase is translated as MTALNATHDPKLRSWVASANEAGNDFPIQNLPFGRFRAAGSSEAFRIGVAIGDQVLDLRATGLVDTDDMNVLMNASVKDRQALRAAISAGLAEGSDKQAAWSKALLAQAKAEMTVPCRIGDYTDFYTGIHHATTIGKLFRPDQPLMPNYKWVPIGYHGRASSIGISGQSFKRPQGQTKAPDAETPSFGPCKRLDYELELGFLVGQGNAQGEPIAIGEAEDHLFGVTLLNDWSARDIQAWEYQPLGPFLSKNFASTLSPWIVTAEALAPFRAKFERPAGDPQPLPYLDSPANRESGALDITLEVLLQTAKMRAAGEAPVRLTRSNTTQAAYWTAAQLIAHHTVNGCNLQPGDLLGSGTLSGPGPGEAGSLIELTLGGKQPITLANGEKRTFLEDGDTLVIRGYCERAGAVRIGLGEVSGTVV
- the mreD gene encoding rod shape-determining protein MreD — encoded protein: MIKRPGQQQLLLPVSPFFMWTSLVVALLVNMVPIGRAVWMPDLLALVIVFWGVHQPARVGIGAAFVFGLCMDVHQSSMLGQHALSYTTLGFFAITIHRRLLWYPVLSQALQVLPLFALSQLIEVVTRMIGGGVFPGWTVLISPAIEAALWPLATALLLAPQRRTPEPDENRPL
- the hmgA gene encoding homogentisate 1,2-dioxygenase, which translates into the protein MTQATPPSERRYQSGFGNEYASEAVPGALPQGRNNPQRGPFDLYTELISGTAFTAPRHENRRTWLYRRQPSVVSGRYQPYAQPHWTTGADREIALPPEPLRWHPQPLDGADGVDFIDGMHTIAANGDAESQVGIGSLMYLAGRSMERRAFVNADGEMLLVPQQGRLVVTTELGVLDVKPGEIAVLPRGMAFKVALPDGLSRGYVCENYGAHFRLPELGPIGSNGLANARDFQAPVAAFETEEGGYEIVKKFGGRFWQAPMKQSPFNVVAWHGNLSPVKYDTAHFMVIGSISFDHPDPSIFTVLTSPSDTPGTANCDFVIFPPRWMVMENTFRPPWFHRNLMSEFMGLVLGEYDAKPGGFKPGGASLHNCMVPHGPDEEAFDKATNADLKPHKLDNTLAFMFESRYRFIPTNFALKSSALDTDYADCWAGLKDQFKA
- a CDS encoding Bug family tripartite tricarboxylate transporter substrate binding protein, producing MKTVFTLTRRAAAVALLAVPFLAHAADYPSKPIRFVVPYTPGGTTDLVARTVGQKVSEKLGQPVLIDNRGGAGGNIGMDAVAKAAPDGYTIGFGAISTNALNPHIYKSMAFDPRKDFTAISLLGTSTIVLEVPAASPIKTVPDLIAAARKNPGMPYATAGAGTSMNLAGVMFAQMTGTELVHVAYKGSGPAITDMLGNNIGVMFDNLPASLPHIQAGKLRALAVAGPARSPSLPDVPTMAEAGLKGYALEPWFGVYGPANLPAPVVKALNEAFVEALAMPDVKAKLAQAGFSPRGSTPQELAKLSDTEYKRLGEVAKKAGMSAD